In Haloarcula limicola, the genomic stretch GAGAGGGCGATGAACGGCGAATCGGTCGCCGTGGTCAACGCCGAACGCGCGGTCATCACCGGCCGCGAGGAGCAGATCGTCGAGAAGTACCAGAAGCGCGTCAACATCGGCAACGACAACGGGTACTTCTACCCGAAGCGACCGGACGGCATCCTCAAGCGCTCGATCCGCGGCATGCTTCCCCACAAGAAGACGCGGGGCCGCGAAGCGTTCGAGAACGTCCGCGTCTACGTCGGGAACCCCCACGACGAGGACGGCGAAATCGTCGAGGGGACCTCGCTGGACCGACTGTCGAACATCAAGTTCGTCTCGCTCGGCGAGATAAGCGAGCAACTCGGAGCGAACAAGACATGGTAACGAACACGTCTGGTAAGAAGAAGACCGCCGTCGCCCGCGCGACTATCCGCGAGGGCGAGGGCCGCGTGCGTATCGATTCCCAGCCGGTCGAACTCGTCGACCCGGAGCTGGCCCAGCTGAAGATGCTGGAGCCGTTCCGGATCGCGGAGGACGAACTCCGCGACGACGTCGACGTCGACGTGACCGTCGAGGGTGGCGGCGTCATGGGGCAGGCCGACGCCGCCCGAACCGCCATCGCTCGCGGTCTCGTGGACTTCACGAACGACGCGGAGCTGCGCGACGCGTTCATGGAGTTCGACCGGTCGCTGCTGGTCAACGACGTTCGTCAGTCCGAACCCAAGAAGTGGGGCGGTCCCGGCGCTCGGGCCCGCTACCAGAAATCCTACCGCTGA encodes the following:
- a CDS encoding 50S ribosomal protein L13; translated protein: MSLAEFDADVVVDARDCIMGRVASEVAERAMNGESVAVVNAERAVITGREEQIVEKYQKRVNIGNDNGYFYPKRPDGILKRSIRGMLPHKKTRGREAFENVRVYVGNPHDEDGEIVEGTSLDRLSNIKFVSLGEISEQLGANKTW
- a CDS encoding 30S ribosomal protein S9, giving the protein MVTNTSGKKKTAVARATIREGEGRVRIDSQPVELVDPELAQLKMLEPFRIAEDELRDDVDVDVTVEGGGVMGQADAARTAIARGLVDFTNDAELRDAFMEFDRSLLVNDVRQSEPKKWGGPGARARYQKSYR